In Elaeis guineensis isolate ETL-2024a chromosome 1, EG11, whole genome shotgun sequence, a genomic segment contains:
- the LOC105040112 gene encoding auxin-responsive protein IAA4 — protein MGEQGNSPTSIEDSGHACGSTASLSQSSTEDLRTELKLGLSLSIPSQTSSSSSREQHSDWPPTKPLVRSTLDERRIPPHPASFFVKVHMEGIPVGRKLDLFALDGYDSLIRTLRCMFRTNISCPGLAQVSSRKTYLVIYEDMEGDWMMAGDVPWELFLNTVKRLKIAKADKC, from the exons ATGGGAGAACAAGGCAATTCCCCTACTTCCATAGAAGACAGCGGTCATGCTTGTGGTTCCACTGCATCTCTCTCTCAATCAAGTACAGAAGATTTGAGAACAGAGTTAAAGCTTGGGCTTAGTTTATCGATCCCTTCTCAGACTTCCTCCAGTTCAAG TAGGGAACAACACTCTGATTGGCCACCAACCAAACCACTGGTTAGGAGCACACTTGATGAGAGAAGAATTCCGCCTCACCCAGCAAGTTTCTTTGTCAAGGTTCACATGGAAGGAATTCCGGTTGGCAGAAAATTGGATCTGTTTGCACTTGATGGCTATGATTCCCTGATCAGAACACTACGTTGCATGTTTAGGACCAACATTTCGT GCCCTGGACTTGCTCAAGTGTCTTCTAGAAAGACCTATCTGGTAATATATGAGGACATGGAAGGAGACTGGATGATGGCGGGAGATGTTCCTTGGGA GCTATTCCTCAACACTGTCAAGAGATTGAAGATCGCCAAGGCAGATAAATGCTAG